A single Gambusia affinis linkage group LG20, SWU_Gaff_1.0, whole genome shotgun sequence DNA region contains:
- the tanc2b gene encoding protein TANC2 isoform X7: MTEGMQHIRIMEGVSRSLPSSPLLAHQAIGVRLQPVKKLTAPLRKAKFVESPRIPQSELGSPTHTSATAKNTDLDTYFPGESSHELGPPPSVDEAANTLMTRLGFLLGDKVSEGPAGTQYSMEEPEARQGQNQRISPCSTLTSSTASPPAGSPCSTLPTAMPGQAGNKDCAYGSVTSPTSTLESRDSGIIATLTSYSENMERGGKYSEGSRGNLKLWQSQKSGMDSFLYRVDENMTASTFSLNKIPERNLESMSSHSAHSIPLYLMPRPNSVAATSSAHLEDLAYLDDQRHTPLRTSLRMPRQSTTCGPGRSGQDLRASANNTHAWQSQSLRFAPYRPQDIALKPLLFEVPSITMDSVFTGREWLFQEVDAHLNNPNGGSNHGVVIVGNIGFGKTAIISRLVALSCHGTRMRQIASDSPQASPKHGEGLPLTQPQPTHGTLGGGSCPGTPEMRRRQEESMRRLASQVVAYHYCQADNAYTCLVPEFVHNVAALLCRSPHLVAYREQLLREPQLQSVLSLRSCVQDPLASFRRGVLEPLDALYKERKINSEEDLIILIDGLNEAEFHKPDYGDTVVSFLTKTIHKFPPWLKLVVTVRTTLQEITNALPFHRISLDSLEENDAIDQDLQGYILHRIHSSPEIQNNISLNGKMDNTTFGKLSGHLKALSQGSYLYLKLTFDLIEKGYLVLKSSSYKVVPVNLAEVYLLQCNMRFPTQSSFERALPLLNVAVASLHPLTDEQIYQAINAGSLQGTLDWEDFQQRVDNLSVFLVKRRDGTRMFVHPSFREWLIWREEGEKTKFLCDPRSGHTLLAFWFSRLQNKLNRQQTIELGHHILKAHIFKGLSKKVGVSSSILQGLWISYSTEGLSAALSSLRNLYTPNIKVSRLLMLGGANVNYRTEVLNNAPILCVHSHLGYMDMVALLLEFGAFVDAQSENGLTPLAYAAAGGHMAIVTALCRKRAKVDHLDKNGQCALVHAALRGHMEVVKFLIQSDWNVGSQQQQQQSPQAQQQAAFTKSQAVQQALVAAASMGYTEIVSYLLDLPEKDEEEVERAQINNFDTLWGETALTAASGRGKLEVCRLLLEQGAAVAQPNRRGIVPLFSAVRHGHWQIVDLLLTHGADINMADKQGRTPLMMAASEGHLGTVEFLLSQGASLLLMDKEGLTALSWACLKGHLPVVRYLVESGSATDHADKNGRTPLDLAAFYGDSDVVQFLVDHGAMIEHVDYSGMRPLDRAVGCRNTSVVVALLKKGAKIGCQTLPSRPRGPATWAMATSKPDIMIILLSKLIEEGDSFYKKGKVKEATQRYQYALKKFPREGFSEDLKTFRELKVSLFLNLSRCRRKMNDFGMAEEFATKALELKPKSYEAYYARARAKRSSRQFPEALEDLNEAIKLCPNNREIQRLLQRVEEEFHQLNQEEHQQQDMELEPPPSPPPTPPPEEEESLSLSMPLPPPPEPRLEDMEPVQDLFEDEDYLEQELEAMSLALPPPESLTNPSSLPIIQSPPLSPTHPDQIYLAGGSPMGQPYEYLPTSSSMSSPTRGSYQPPSPSLSPTHQNSHYRHSPPHTSPVHQQSYRFSPPPMGIGGQGMDHQSPPPSPLRRAAQYRASPPLESVCLYRSQSGSPVRYQTEQLPGRPKSPLSKMSSQRSFQLTSQPSISSQHHQAQGLRLQPSIAQIVRTNQPNVLGNSFSGPMGHSIGGRYQGGSVDVESRLVYQPSLDGRSMPQASLSSGALCQHGGRGGVMESNLLKDELPQRPSSAYRASSGGPAGIRYSQTPQISRSQSAAYYPVSEHVLERANAMPPCQLGSPEIPHMVRRPVSANTTEMKQHVPTPRPLIHSQSVGLRFSPSSNNISAGSTSNIAQAFRPSASIQQMEIPLQATYERTCDDISPISPSQSGGLYQGETTRSRNTPFMGIIDKTARTQQYLHQPGRSRPMTSMDSAISPTSPGQLVQQGSTYSPPASLGNIAYYNKTNNAQNGHLLEEDYYSQTQPSSLGKLANGSRGTSDILERVSQVPTYPDVKVARTLPVAQAYQDNMYRQLSRDSRTQGPTSPIKPKRPFVESNV, translated from the exons ctaCTCTGACGAGCTACTCGGAGAACATGGAGCGAGGCGGCAAATACAGCGAGGGCTCACGAGGGAACCTGAAGTTGTGGCAATCCCAGAAATCAGGCATGGACTCGTTCCTGTACAGGGTGGATGAAAACATGACCGCCTCCACCTTCAGCCTGAACAAAATCCCTGAACGCAACCTGGAGAGCATGTCCTCCCATTCTGCCCACTCCATCCCTTTGTACCTCATGCCCCGTCCCAATTCTGTGGCCG CTACAAGTTCAGCCCACCTAGAGGACCTGGCGTACCTGGATGATCAGAGGCACACTCCATTACGCACCTCGCTGCGCATGCCGAGGCAGAGCACCACCTGCGGGCCGGGTCGCTCCGGGCAGGACCTGAGAG CTTCTGCAAATAACACCCATGCCTGGCAATCTCAGTCAC TGCGTTTTGCACCTTATCGGCCTCAGGACATCGCTCTCAAACCTCTGCTGTTCGAAGTACCCAGCATCACCATGGACTCTGTCTTCACGGGACGCGAGTGGCTCTTCCAAGAGGTCGACGCCCACCTCAACAACCCCAACGGCGGTAGCAACCACGGCGTCGTGATCGTGGGCAACATCGGCTTCGGCAAGACGGCGATCATCTCCCGGCTGGTGGCGCTGAGCTGCCACGGCACCCGCATGAGGCAGATCGCCTCGGACAGCCCGCAGGCCTCTCCCAAAC ATGGAGAGGGGCTCCCTCTCACGCAGCCCCAACCCACGCACGGCACCCTAGGAGGAGGCAGCTGTCCTGGAACCCCTGAGATGAGGCGACGTCAGGAAGAGTCCATGAGGAGGCTGGCGTCACAA GTGGTGGCCTATCACTACTGCCAGGCAGATAACGCCTACACCTGCCTGGTGCCGGAGTTTGTGCACAACGTCGCAGCCTTGTTGTGCCGCTCACCGCACCTGGTCGCCTACAGGGAGCAGCTTCTGAGGGAACCGCAACTGCAGAGCGTCCTGAGTCTGCGCTCCTGCGTCCAGGACCCCTTGGCTTCCTTCAGAAGAGGGGTCCTGGAGCCCCTGGATGCACTTTACAAAG aaagaaaaatcaactcTGAGGAGGACCTCATTATCCTCATCGACGGCCTCAATGAGGCTGAGTTCCACAAGCCGGACTACGGAGACACCGTTGTTTCCTTCCTCACCAAAACCATTCACAAGTTCCCTCCCTGGCTCAAACTAGTGGTGACGGTCAGAACAACGCTACAG GAGATCACCAACGCGCTGCCGTTTCATCGCATCTCCCTGGACAGCCTGGAGGAGAACGACGCCATAGACCAGGACCTGCAGGGCTACATCCTGCACCGCATCCACAGCAGCCCCGAAATCCAGAACAACATTTCGCTTAATGGCAAGATGGACAACACCACCTTTGGCAAGCTCAGCGGCCACCTGAAGGCCCTGAGCCAGGGGTCCTACCTGTACCTCAAgctcacctttgacctcattGAGAAGGGCTACCTTGTTCTCAAAAGTTCCAGCTATAAG GTGGTTCCAGTAAACCTAGCAGAGGTGTACCTGCTGCAGTGCAACATGCGCTTCCCCACACAGTCGTCGTTCGAGCGGGCGCTTCCCCTTCTCAACGTGGCCGTGGCGTCGCTCCATCCGCTGACGGACGAGCAGATATACCAGGCCATCAACGCTGGTTCGCTGCAG GGCACACTGGACTGGGAAGACTTTCAGCAGCGTGTCGACAACCTGTCAGTCTTCCTCGTGAAGAGGAGGGATGGCACCAGGATGTTTGTTCACCCTTCCTTCAGGGAGTGGCTGATCTGGAGAGAAGAGGGAGAAAAGACAAAGTTCCTCTGCGACCCGAG GAGCGGACACACCCTGCTGGCCTTCTGGTTCTCTCGCCTGCAGAACAAGCTGAACAGACAGCAGACCATCGAGCTGGGCCATCACATCCTCAAAGCACATATCTTTAAG GGTCTCAGCAAGAAAGTCGGCGTCTCATCGTCTATCTTGCAAGGTTTGTGGATATCTTACAGCACAGAGGGTCTTTCTGCAGCGCTCTCATCACTCAGAAATCTCTACACTCCCAACATCAAG GTGAGTCGGCTTCTGATGCTGGGCGGTGCCAACGTGAACTACCGCACGGAGGTGCTGAATAACGCCCCCATCCTCTGCGTCCACTCCCATTTGGGCTACATGGACATGGTGGCTCTGCTGCTTGAGTTTGGTGCCTTCGTGGACGCCCAGTCTGAAAACGGCCTCACACCGCTTGCCTACGCTGCTGCCGGCGGACACATGGCCATCGTCACTGCACTTTGTCGCAAGAGAGCAAAG gtGGACCATCTGGACAAGAACGGCCAATGCGCCCTGGTTCACGCGGCCTTGAGGGGCCACATGGAGGTGGTGAAGTTCCTCATCCAGAGTGACTGGAACGTGGgctcacagcagcagcaacaacagtcACCGCAGGCACAGCAGCAGGCAGCCTTCACCAAGAGCCAAGCAGTCCAGCAGGCGCTGGTCGCTGCAGCCAGCATGGGCTACACAGAG ATTGTTTCCTACCTGCTGGACCTGCCAGAGAAAGATGAAGAGGAAGTGGAGCGTGCTCAGATCAATAACTTTGACACCCTGTGGGGAGAGACAG CTCTGACGGCAGCCTCGGGTCGCGGGAAGCTGGAGGTTTGCCGCCTCTTATTGGAGCAGGGCGCCGCCGTGGCTCAGCCCAACAGACGAGGCATTGTTCCACTCTTCAGCGCCGTCAGACACGGACACTGGCAG attgtAGACCTCCTTCTGACTCATGGAGCCGACATCAACATGGCTGATAAGCAGGGTCGCACGCCTCTAATGATGGCCGCCTCAGAGGGACATCTGGGAACGGTGGAGTTTTTACTCTCCCAAG GAGCTTCTCTGTTGCTGATGGATAAGGAGGGTCTGACTGCACTGAGTTGGGCCTGTCTGAAAGGACATTTACCTGTGGTCCGCTACCTAGTGGAGAGCGGCTCTGCCACTGACCACGCAGACAAGAACGGACGCACGCCCCTTGACCTAGCAGCTTTCTACGGTGACTCTGACGTG GTCCAGTTCTTGGTCGACCACGGGGCCATGATAGAGCATGTCGACTACAGTGGCATGCGTCCTCTGGACCGAGCAGTGGGCTGCAGAAACACGTCGGTAGTGGTGGCCCTGCTCAAGAAAGGAGCCAAGATTG GATGTCAGACGCTGCCCAGTCGGCCCCGAG GTCCAGCCACGTGGGCCATGGCCACCTCAAAACCTGACATCATGATCATCTTACTCAGCAAGCTCATTGAGGAGGGGGATAGCTTCTACAAG AAGGGGAAGGTAAAGGAGGCGACTCAACGTTACCAATACGCTCTGAAAAAGTTTCCACGTGAAGGCTTCAGTGAGGACCTCAAGACATTCAGGGAACTCAAAGTATCACTGTTCCTCAACCTGTCCCGATGTCGGAGGAAAATGAAT GACTTTGGGATGGCTGAGGAATTTGCTACCAAGGCACTTGAACTGAAACCAAAATCGTATGAAGCCTATTATGCCAGAGCACGTGCCAAACGTAGCAGCAG aCAATTTCCTGAAGCCTTAGAGGACCTAAATGAAGCCATAAAACTATGTCCAAATAACAGAGAAATTCAGCGACTCCTTCAGAGGGTGGAGGAGGAATTTCATCAGCTGAACCAGgaagaacaccagcagcaggacATGGAATTGGAGCCTCCACCTTCACCTCCCCCAACACCCCctccagaggaggaggagtccCTGTCCCTGTCCATGCCTCTTCCCCCTCCACCTGAGCCCCGCCTGGAGGACATGGAGCCTGTCCAGGACCTATTTGAGGATGAGGACTACTTAGAGCAGGAGCTGGAGGCTATGTCTTTGGCACTACCTCCTCCAGAATCTCTCACCAATCCGTCAAGTCTTCCCATCATACAAAGCCCACCTCTCTCCCCCACACACCCGGATCAGATTTATTTAGCTGGGGGTTCACCCATGGGTCAGCCTTATGAATACCTCCCAACCTCCTCCTCTATGTCCTCCCCAACTCGAGGTTCATACCAGCCCCCATCGCCCTCTCTCTCTCCGACTCATCAAAACTCCCACTACCGACACAGCCCTCCTCACACTTCTCCAGTGCACCAACAGTCCTACCGCTTCAGCCCACCTCCGATGGGCATCGGAGGTCAAGGGATGGATCACCAGAGCCCACCGCCTTCTCCTTTACGTCGGGCTGCTCAGTACAGAGCTAGTCCGCCGTTGGAAAGTGTGTGCTTGTACAGATCGCAATCTGGGTCTCCGGTGCGCTACCAGACAGAGCAGCTCCCTGGACGACCCAAATCTCCCCTTTCCAAGATGAGCAGCCAGCGTTCATTCCAGCTGACCTCACAGCCATCGATATCCTCCCAGCATCACCAAGCCCAAGGTCTTCGCCTCCAACCCTCTATCGCCCAAATCGTCCGCACAAACCAGCCCAATGTCTTGGGCAACAGCTTTAGTGGTCCAATGGGCCACTCCATTGGTGGTCGCTATCAGGGGGGCTCAGTGGATGTGGAGAGCCGCCTGGTGTACCAGCCGTCCCTGGACGGGCGGTCCATGCCCCAGGCCAGCCTCAGCTCTGGGGCCCTCTGTCAGCACGGCGGCCGAGGAGGGGTCATGGAGTCAAACCTGTTGAAAGATGAGCTACCCCAGCGCCCCTCCTCTGCCTACCGCGCCAGCAGTGGGGGTCCGGCGGGCATCCGTTACAGCCAGACACCTCAGATAAGCCGCAGCCAGTCTGCAGCCTACTACCCAGTCTCTGAACACGTACTGGAGCGTGCAAACGCCATGCCTCCCTGTCAGCTGGGCTCTCCTGAGATCCCCCACATGGTGAGACGTCCTGTGAGTGCCAATACTACTGAGATGAAGCAGCATGTGCCCACCCCAAGGCCTCTCATCCATTCTCAGAGTGTAGGCCTGCGATTCTCCCCCTCTAGCAACAACATCTCAGCTGGGTCTACTTCCAACATAGCTCAGGCCTTTAGGCCCTCCGCGTCTATTCAGCAAATGGAGATTCCCTTGCAAGCTACATATGAGCGCACCTGTGACGACATCTCCCCGATTTCTCCCTCTCAGAGTGGTGGTCTATATCAGGGCGAAACCACCCGCTCCAGGAATACTCCTTTCATGGGGATCATAGACAAGACCGCTCGGACTCAACAGTACCTGCATCAGCCCGGACGGTCCAGGCCCATGACCTCCATGGATTCTGCTATTAGCCCGACCTCCCCTGGGCAGCTAGTCCAGCAGGGCTCCACCTACAGTCCCCCAGCATCTCTGGGCAACATCGCCTACTACAACAAGACCAACAATGCCCAAAATGGACACCTGTTGGAGGAGGACTACTACTCCCAGACCCAACCCTCCTCACTGGGAAAGTTGGCCAATGGATCTCGTGGCACTAGTGATATTCTGGAACGGGTCAGCCAGGTGCCCACCTACCCTGACGTGAAGGTGGCGAGGACTCTGCCAGTGGCACAGGCCTACCAGGACAACATGTACCGCCAGCTGTCACGTGACTCCCGGACCCAAGGCCCCACCTCCCCCATCAAACCAAAGAGACCATTTGTGGAGTCGAATGTGTGA